One Panthera leo isolate Ple1 chromosome B1, P.leo_Ple1_pat1.1, whole genome shotgun sequence DNA window includes the following coding sequences:
- the FGF17 gene encoding fibroblast growth factor 17 isoform X1: protein MLAGSGDQTARMRPWLLWDSTPGDCPYLLLSLGAGGQPPQEISPAMGATRLLPNLTLCLQLLILCCQTQGENHPSPNFNQYVRDQGAMTDQLSRRQIREYQLYSRTSGKHVQVTGRRISATAEDGNKFAKLIVETDTFGSRVRIKGAESEKYICMNKRGKLIGKPSGKSKDCVFTEIVLENNYTAFQNARHEGWFMAFTRQGRPRQASRSRQNQREAHFIKRLYQGQLPFPNHAERQKQFEFVGSAPTRRTKRTRRPQPLT, encoded by the exons ATGCTGGCAGGCAGTGGGGATCAAACAGCAAGGATG AGACCTTGGCTTCTCTGGGACTCTACCCCTGGGGACTGCCCATATCTGCTCCTGAgtttgggggcaggagggcaaCCGCCCCAAGAAATCTCTCCGGCGATGGGAGCCACCCGCCTGCTGCCCAACCTCACTCT GTGCTTGCAGCTACTGATTCTCTGCTGTCAAACTCAG GGGGAGAATCACCCGTCTCCTAATTTTAACCAGTACGTGAGGGACCAGGGTGCCATGACTGACCAGCTGAGCAGGCGGCAGATCCGTGAGTACCAGCTCTACAGCCGGACCAGTGGCAAGCACGTGCAGGTCACCGGGCGTCGCATCTCTGCCACCGCGGAGGACGGCAACAAGTTTG CCAAACTCATAGTGGAGACAGACACATTTGGAAGCCGTGTGCGCATCAAGGGTGCTGAGAGCGAGAAATACATCTGTATGAACAAGAGGGGCAAGCTCATCGGAAAG CCCAGTGGGAAGAGCAAAGACTGCGTGTTCACAGAGATCGTGCTGGAGAACAACTACACGGCCTTCCAGAATGCCCGGCACGAGGGCTGGTTCATGGCCTTCACCAGGCAGGGTCGGCCCCGCCAGGCTTCCCGCAGCCGCCAGAACCAGCGAGAGGCTCACTTCATCAAGCGCCTCTACCAGGGCCAGTTGCCCTTCCCCAACCACGCTGAAAGGCAGAAGCAGTTTGAGTTTGTGGGCTCAGCCCCCACCCGCCGGACCAAGCGTACTCGGAGGCCACAGCCCCTGACATAG
- the FGF17 gene encoding fibroblast growth factor 17 isoform X2 — translation MTDQLSRRQIREYQLYSRTSGKHVQVTGRRISATAEDGNKFAKLIVETDTFGSRVRIKGAESEKYICMNKRGKLIGKPSGKSKDCVFTEIVLENNYTAFQNARHEGWFMAFTRQGRPRQASRSRQNQREAHFIKRLYQGQLPFPNHAERQKQFEFVGSAPTRRTKRTRRPQPLT, via the exons ATGACTGACCAGCTGAGCAGGCGGCAGATCCGTGAGTACCAGCTCTACAGCCGGACCAGTGGCAAGCACGTGCAGGTCACCGGGCGTCGCATCTCTGCCACCGCGGAGGACGGCAACAAGTTTG CCAAACTCATAGTGGAGACAGACACATTTGGAAGCCGTGTGCGCATCAAGGGTGCTGAGAGCGAGAAATACATCTGTATGAACAAGAGGGGCAAGCTCATCGGAAAG CCCAGTGGGAAGAGCAAAGACTGCGTGTTCACAGAGATCGTGCTGGAGAACAACTACACGGCCTTCCAGAATGCCCGGCACGAGGGCTGGTTCATGGCCTTCACCAGGCAGGGTCGGCCCCGCCAGGCTTCCCGCAGCCGCCAGAACCAGCGAGAGGCTCACTTCATCAAGCGCCTCTACCAGGGCCAGTTGCCCTTCCCCAACCACGCTGAAAGGCAGAAGCAGTTTGAGTTTGTGGGCTCAGCCCCCACCCGCCGGACCAAGCGTACTCGGAGGCCACAGCCCCTGACATAG